The window TGTCTTGTCAAGGCTATTTTTGCCTCCTGGGGGCCCCTGCTCAGCACATAAGCACCACTGTTTACAGGGTCTGTTGACTGCGAGCCAGGGGCTTCTCTGGTCCACGGGCTCCACTCTTGCAGTGCTGCCCAGACTGCCCATTCATCCCCACCAGCTGGGAAGCACTCACACCCTCTCAGTTTCTCAAAGACACTCTCAGTAGCACAGCAAGGGCAGCTAGGGGTTCAGTGATGAGTTGGATCTAATTGCTACTAGCCATTTAGTTGCACATCTTTATTATGCTGCCATTCACCGTAATGTGTTGCTTCTCACTACAGCAGACGGTTTCCACTTGAGAGCACCACCTTGTGAAATAAAACCCTTCTCACGGGGCATGACGAGCACCGTGTCTTGCAAAATTCCTATTGTACTCTAATGTTTGTAGTCTAAACAACAGAGTATGTTGTCGTTCATTAATAAAACACCAAGTAGATCACGCTATTGTACAACCGTGGCCTTCACGGGGTAAAGCACCATCTGcactgtaacaaaaaaaagaacttaCAAGGAACTACATATTGTGTCATTGgaacaaaaacaatcaaacagtCGCCTCTGACTGGAGTGCCTCGCTTTGTCATCAGTAAGCATTACATCAttgaagggggaaaaaaagttggCACACAATAGAAGTGTTGTTACAAGGAAAAATGAGTATGGATTCTTTGTGCCAACAAGACCATTCAGGTGGACCATGGAGGGAAATGAAGGCAAAAGtattctcacacacattcaaagcCCAATAAATACTTTGactgtttgttattattatggaaTGCAAATTAAAGCTGTATCTGTTTATTATTCTCATTACTGGGtaatctatttattattttttcaaataataaCGGATATTTTAATCTAAAATATGCCAagaaattgttaaaaatgacaacaaaaattcccagagtccaaggtaatgtcttcaaattgcttgttttgttcgacaaacagtccaaaacctgataaatatatataatttacaataatataaaacagagaaaagcagttGTTGGTTAATTTTCccttaatcatttcagcactggTTGGACAAGTATAAAAAGAACTCACCAGCACATGCATTGAGAAACAGCCAGTCTGTTTTCCTCATTCTGTTTCTTATCTGCTTTAGCTTCTTGAAGTCGATCTCTTGCTCATCTTTGCTGCTCATGGCTCCGGCTGCAAGCTCTATCCTCTGGAAGTCCATTTTGACATTGTCTTCCCTCTTGGGCAAAGGAGGGGATCTCCTCTGGCCCTGGCCTCCACTGCAACCGCTCCTCCACCTTGCCCTGTCCTGCTCATTTATCATAGGTGAGGGTTCTGCAGACTCACCCAGCTCTATGGCTTCCTGGCTGTTGGGCTTGGGGTGgtcacacaccacacactttGTAGTTTTGGGCCAGTTCTGGTAAGTGCAAGCTGTGCATGTCCAGTGCTGCTGGTGGGTGTTGAGTCTATTTCTGTCATTGTACTCCTCACAGGTGTCCACAGGGGAGTGGAGAGCAGGACGGCAGCCTGCGTTGGAGCCTGAAGTCTGGGGGGACTCGGTGGGGCTGCAGGTCCTCGGACGCTGACACAGACACTGTGTGCAGCGGATGGCCCGGGGCCAGTTCAGGTAGGTGCACATCTGGCAGGACCACTTATTAGCAATCTCGGACATGCAGGCTGACCTGACCCTGGGCCTGGCACTCGAGTCAGGGCAGATGAGGAGGCTGCTGCCACTCTCAGTTCTGGGAGGGTCCCACTCCAGACTGGGATCCAGATCAGTGCCTATCTTGTAAGGTTCCTCTGTAATGATGGGACCCCTCGACCTCGGTGCACGGCACATCGTGCACTTGATTGCAGATGGCCAGTTTTCATAGGTGCAGTAGTCACAGGACCATTTTTCCTTCTGTTCTGTCATTGTGGATCACTTTGTTTGGTCAAACTGTGGTGATAGATCCACCTAGATGTACGCCATAAACAAAAGATTTGTGAATCATCTAGAGGGTCAATACAAATGATAAACtagtgttgtattttttatatacacAAACCAAATGAAGAAATGTTATGGGGTGCTCCTGAGTATGCGGACAACAGTTTGTAAACTAGGCAGACATCTTCAATGACATTGGCAGCCTGAGATTGAGCTGTGATTGAAAAACTAAAAATTATCTGCCGGCTGTTTATTACCAGAAACAGTACTGAGCGTGATCAACAGCCTGAATCACAGGATGAGTGGCTTTATTGTATTACAACAATATTTCAGTCTTTAGTGTTAGCTTGGTAGCTGTTGAGCTAACCCAGCTAGCACACATAGCTATCGCCAGCTTCAACAGTTGAcgaaacatttcacaaaacacacagccaCGGGACAAGTCGTAaagaatataatatttaaagaaaaatatgtcaaactcTTACCGTTTCGCGGCTGCGCTCGTTTCTCGAGTGCTGCTGAAAAACCACAACAAACCCTTCTCGTCCAgtcccccctcctcctgctctaTCAAACCTTTCCCAATCCGAGTTATTTCGACCCCTTTGGTCTCTCACATGTTTACCTTTGTGGACACATTAACCCCTCGCAGAGTAAACCACAGCTTGGCAAAGCCTCTGTGCGCCTCGAATCATGGCATAAATCCGCGATACTCCATGGTTTACATTGCCTCCGTGTTGTTTAATGGCGGCGACACTGAGACAAATGAGTAGCAGGGCCAAAATAAACGCTGCCTTCGTCACCAATCATCTGGCTCAGCGCTCAACGCGATTGGATAAAAGGAAAGTACTGTGCTGCCTTCACTACTATCGGAAATATCACAACTATTTTATGAGAGGTTCACAAGCACTGGGAGATTTCATGTCGCatcaaatatataataataattatgtgtattttgttAATTTAAGTTTACTGTACATCGTATTTCCTACTTACTACTTAACCTATTTTCCAATATTTACCATATTCAGGAGAATGCGAGCTTATACAAAAAGTCAGTGTGATTGTGGGATATGTTATCAtttgattttataaataaaacattacctACACCAATGTTGTAAACAGCAAATTAATCTAAACTAGTCTCATGCGCCACTTAATTTGCAGAAAATATGACAACGATAGTAAATATGTGAGCCCTACTTTGTTTGCAAACTTCTTTTGTGCATACTAAAATTTATAGAGAATATTTGAGGACATACATAGTAACGGGGTTTAAAGGGGTTGTAACATTACGTAGGATTTTTGTAGGGTTTTGAATCACCATTCATTGACCCTTAGCTTCTTACATCACTGAAACATGTTGGAACAAAAGTTTATTTGATATCACACAcaaatttatattattataagtTAAATGAATTGTATATGGACATCATAGTGAACAAAATATAAGTTAGAGTTGTTAGTTATTAGTTATTTGGTAAGGGTTTCTTGATTTTAGGACACGCCTCCTGTCAAAACGTCACATCCAAAACATGGCAGCTTTCTTGAGTCGGCTCCACCACATTTCGCTCCACGTTTCTAACGTGGAGAAAATAGCTAACGACCTTATATCGAAATTCAAGTTTAATTTATTTGCTACCAGACTAACCGACGGGTCCAAGCAACTGGCTTTCAGGAAGGGAGCGGCTATTTTCGTCGTAAATGAGAGCCCAAACCAGAGTGGTGTGAGATTGAATGAAGGTGTCACTGACATATATTCACCTGTTCCACACCGGGTCAACGTGGGGAAATACAACCAGGGTAATTCTTTGAAGTGTCTTTACGATGTCAGCCCACATTACTCTGTGGATACCGTAAACAACGTGTGTTTCGAGGTGGAGGATGTGGAAAGGTCATTCAATGCTCTTCGCCATCTGGGCTGCAACTTCCTCACTCCTCCCACGACTGTCCAGGACGAGAAGGGTGTTGTTACCTACTCGGTGCTTAAATCCATAGTGGGAAATGTGTGCCACACACTAATTGACAGGTCAAAGTACGAGGGAAGCTTCTTGCCTGGGTTTAATGTCATTGAAAAGGACTGCAGCTTGGAAGATGAGGACCTCTCTTGTCCAGTCACTCATTTTGATCACATAACTTATGCCTGTCCCAGAAAAACCACCCACCAGGTCATGAGGTGGTATGAGCAGCTCTTTGGGTTTCAGAGGTTTTTCATTGATAGGTGAGAAACTGTTAAATTGACATTtcaatatatttacatattctcTGTTCTGTTTAACTTCAATGCATTAATAAAGTTGATTGTTTGTTCTTGTGAGTAGTAATGAAGATATAGAGGAAGGTTTTGTCATAAACCAGGAAGGCATTGGACTACGTCTTACCGCTATGGAGTATTGGAAATGCAGCAAAGCAGGCATTGCACTTCCCTTTGTGGACAAAAAAGAGCCCGACTGCAAGTTTGTCATTGCAGAGTCACTGCCAAGACAAGGTAACCGCATCCactccatttttcttttatttctgcctCAATTTATGATTTTACAACTCCTGACTCATTGTGCACCTGCACTTGTTTCAGGCAGGAACCAGGTTGACACCTTCTTGGAGCAGCACAGGGCCCCTGGGATCCAGCACATTGGGCTGTACACAAAAAACATTGTCTCTACAGCACATACCATGACTGAAGCTGGTGTCCAGTTTTTCT is drawn from Thunnus thynnus chromosome 20, fThuThy2.1, whole genome shotgun sequence and contains these coding sequences:
- the hpdl gene encoding 4-hydroxyphenylpyruvate dioxygenase-like protein, with product MAAFLSRLHHISLHVSNVEKIANDLISKFKFNLFATRLTDGSKQLAFRKGAAIFVVNESPNQSGVRLNEGVTDIYSPVPHRVNVGKYNQGNSLKCLYDVSPHYSVDTVNNVCFEVEDVERSFNALRHLGCNFLTPPTTVQDEKGVVTYSVLKSIVGNVCHTLIDRSKYEGSFLPGFNVIEKDCSLEDEDLSCPVTHFDHITYACPRKTTHQVMRWYEQLFGFQRFFIDSNEDIEEGFVINQEGIGLRLTAMEYWKCSKAGIALPFVDKKEPDCKFVIAESLPRQGRNQVDTFLEQHRAPGIQHIGLYTKNIVSTAHTMTEAGVQFFSPPPAYYTEVGKQQEIEEAGHNPQMLAQHGILLDTDLNQDPLSQTASSEKRRYLLQVFTKPIFAEDTFFLELIERRGATGFGEGNIKALWRSVQAYMENENSDSQGEDPPKTVKTAQ